In the genome of Ostrinia nubilalis chromosome 30, ilOstNubi1.1, whole genome shotgun sequence, one region contains:
- the LOC135085874 gene encoding E3 ubiquitin-protein ligase COP1, with product MISGSDIIAASIMSSAASSGGAPGGSAVALGGLGGSLEEKDCDLLCPVCFELIEEAYVTRCGHSFCFACVGKAVELHRRCPKCGAALASRDHIFPNFLLNELVSAGALVTRCGHSLAHKAGSCTAAAPSAAPRSPRATTSSPTSC from the exons ATGATCTCCGGTTCTGATATAAT CGCGGCTAGCATCATGTCGAGCGCGGCGTCGTCGGGCGGCGCCCCCGGCGGCTCGGCCGTGGCGCTCGGCGGGCTCGGCGGCTCCCTCGAGGAGAAG GACTGCGACCTGCTGTGCCCGGTGTGCTTCGAGCTGATCGAGGAGGCGTACGTGACGCGCTGCGGGCACTCGTTCTGCTTCGCGTGCGTGGGCAAGGCCGTGGAGCTGCACCGCCGCTGCCCCAAGTGCGGCGCCGCGCTCGCCTCGCGCGACCACATCTTCCCCAACTTCTTGCTGAACGAGCTGGTGAGTGCTGGAGCCCTAGTGACGCGCTGCGGACACTCGCTTGCTCACAAGGCGGGGAGCTGCACCGCCGCTGCCCCAAGTGCGGCGCCGCGCTCGCCTCGCGCGACCACATCTTCCCCAACTTCCTGCTGA